ttaactagtgcttatttggggggtagggcttatattgcagccatcaccgacaatcacgctaggtcttattttcggggaaacagggtagaatgcattaggataaagaacattctgcctttacaactcccttaatgatattaattaaaaagtcgaatataatacaattatatataaaaatagatatattttttaaaaactgtaatttttgttttttttccaagtgcatcctgcattttccgtTTCAGCACcgaaatttccatttggtgcacctctactaATTGGTTTTGGTGACACCTACCCACTTACATAGCAGGAAGCGCTGCCACTTCTGTTTATTAGTGGGATTCCCAAGATCCACCATCCCTTTTTGCATGTAGATTTTTCTaattcctggagttgagctttaagccCAGCTCCAAccaaatgttctttttttcacacgGAAAGTGGGAAGATTACAGCCTCTGTCAGGTTTTGGAGTGTTATCTGTGACcccatttcttgtgaggtcacagGGACAAGAAGTGAATGGAATTTTTCCTACAGGGACTCAAACAACAATAAAATACTCAGATTTTTAACAACAAACACAATTTGAATGGGCTTACCTGCCTTTGTTCCAGCAgccttttctctctcttcctttgtTTTCGCCTTAAATTTTTAAGCTTGTTTATTTCTCTCTTGGTTAACCTTTGGTTTGTCCCGGCTAACCTGGTGGGTGCAGAATGTAAGACCTGAGCTGAGGTAGAGTCTGCTGTTGACTGGAGAACATCTCTAGGAGTTAATCTTGGTGGTACAGCATTAGATACAGATGTTGATAATGTAGTACTGTTGTTTTCTTCATTTATTATTCTATTATGAATCAGGTCATTTGTTACTATTGATGTGCTTCCTAAAAACTCTGTCAGCCTTGCTAGTGATCTATTACCAAAAGAAGGCTGAGCTGCACTGCTAGAGCTGACAGATACTCTTGATTGTCTCTGGCTCATCTGTAGCACCATGGTGTTTCCGTTCAGTTCCGGCAACTCATTGACGTCCGAGTCCAAACTTTTTGATTTACGGTGAAATAAATATCCACCACAGGCTCTCCCGTTTTCTCTGATAGCAGAATTAGGTTTTTTTAGGGATGCAGTTTTTAAAAATGCTTGTCTTATCTGATTTCTAGATGCTGGTACTTCAAGACATAATGCCTCCATTAATAATCCAGAGAGGGGGTTGTATGTGTCTACAGTCAAAAAAGCTTGATCCAGCTTCCTTCTGAATGGCTCCATCATCCCACATCTGGTTTTGCTGCTGGAAGGCTTCTCATGTGCAAAGGCAGACAGAGGAGCAGATGCCAGGTTTGGTCCCGTTACTGGAAAACCTACATCAATTTTGCTTTTACAAAGACGTACGGTGCCAAGATGGCCACAGGTGCATTTTGTGCTGTCGATAAAGTTGAAGGCCCCGAGTCGGGACCTGCAATAAGGGCAGTTCAGCTTGCCAGCTGTCCAGTAAGCCTAAAAATAAGGAGATGGGAATTTTTTTCTGTGGCTTGGCACAATACTATTGAACTGACAATTTGTTTGCTTACAAAAGAACTCCCTTTTCTGACTTGCTTTATGTGAAATACAAGCTTGTCAGCACATAGAACACTTTGCTGTAAGCTCTGAAAGAGAAATTCTCAACAACACAGATGTCCCTAGAAAAGACTGACAATGTTGCCACCAGCTATCTACTGTGGTAGAATGAGACAGTTTAACCCCTTTGTGAACACTCATTGTAGATTTACATCCAGACTGTATGAACCTTATTTCTGTAGTATTCCAGTTAATGTTTTGCATTGCACAGCTCCACACTTTACAGCTGGTACCCAATTAAATAATATTTGTACACAgtgtaagactaatgccccgtacacacggtcggattttccgatggaaaatgtgtgataggaaccttgttgtctgaaattctgaccgtgtgtaggctccatcacattttccatcggaatttccgacacacaaagtttgagagcaggctataaaattttccgacaacaaaatccgttgtcggaaattccgatcgtgtgttcacaaatccgacgcacaaagagccacgcatgcccagaataaattaagagacgaaagctattggctactgcctcatagtcccgacgtacgtgttttacgtcaccgcattcagaacgatcagattttccgacaactttgtgtgaccgtgtgtatgcaagacaagtttgagccaacatccgtcggaaaaaatccatggattttgttgtcggaatgtccgatcaatgtccgaccgtgtgtacagggcataaggccggccatacattatacaattttcccttatgccctgtacacacaagcggaatttccgtcagaaaaaacttggatggtttttccgatggaattccgctcaagcttaccttgcatacacacggtcacacaaaagttctctgaactttcaaccgtcaagaacgcggtgacgtacaacactaggacgagccgagaaaacgaagttcaatgcttttgagcatgcgtcgaattgtttccgagcatgcgtgatttttttgcgcgtccgaattgcatacagacgaatgcattttcggataggaaccgaCCGaagaatagagaacctgctctcaatcttttgctggctggaattctgccagcaaaagtccgatggagcatacacatggtcgggatttctgaccaaaagctcacatccgacttttgctggcagaatttctgatcgtgtgtacggggcattagttttgtcaaaacaatataatatggaggtcaaacctaaacactttcaatttgtatgcagtcaggcaggcccttgcactacatagttgaaggtaaatctaaaggaaattgaataagaaaattgtataatgtatgaccagccttaaccatttcagctctggaagatttacgccccttcatgaccaagccattttttgctttttggcactgcattactttacctgacaattgcgccggc
This window of the Aquarana catesbeiana isolate 2022-GZ linkage group LG01, ASM4218655v1, whole genome shotgun sequence genome carries:
- the RNF180 gene encoding E3 ubiquitin-protein ligase RNF180, giving the protein MSHKDNVFLFRCWKCRKCVANSDCLIMDGECVHCQKGVDSSTYQGACNIWHMEVEESPDWIKREFEKAYWTAGKLNCPYCRSRLGAFNFIDSTKCTCGHLGTVRLCKSKIDVGFPVTGPNLASAPLSAFAHEKPSSSKTRCGMMEPFRRKLDQAFLTVDTYNPLSGLLMEALCLEVPASRNQIRQAFLKTASLKKPNSAIRENGRACGGYLFHRKSKSLDSDVNELPELNGNTMVLQMSQRQSRVSVSSSSAAQPSFGNRSLARLTEFLGSTSIVTNDLIHNRIINEENNSTTLSTSVSNAVPPRLTPRDVLQSTADSTSAQVLHSAPTRLAGTNQRLTKREINKLKNLRRKQRKREKRLLEQRQIDISNLRTEDEEKEDIPEKESHTCAVCLDVYFNPYMCYPCRHVFCEPCLRTLARDSPSRTPCPLCRTIIAIVCFQTDLSKSSAALFPNEYLKRKQSFQRASCAKWPLPSCNRLFRVFGDFRRHMDRIGRRQFPHAGYRFDFEDESHGWRFNLDMIMIYFYSMNWVIGFIVFCLLIYYFFLSV